One Eisenibacter elegans DSM 3317 genomic window, ATGTGGCTAAATTTGAACATACAACCAAAATGCCTTTGTGAATCTGAAAAAATGTAGCTATTTTGCCCTTAGTTCAACCCTTTTGCTTATACAAATAGGTTTGTTGCATGCTTTTTGTGGAGATATAATCAATTTGGTACGCTAACAATGGCACCCATGTCTATGATTCCCCCGTTTCCTGATGACGAAATTGAAAAGAAATATTACAGCATTTCGGAGGTAGCCAAAATGCTGGATGTCAACCCTTCGCTTATTCGATTTTGGGAGTCAGAGTTTGATATTTTGCGCCCCGTAAAAAATAAAAACGGAGAAAGACGCTTTACCAAAAAAGATATAGAAGACTTACAAGTGATTTATCACCTTGTAAAAGAGAAAGGCTATACCCTCGAAGGTGCCAAGGAATATATCAAACACGAGGCCAGCCTCGTGCGTGATCGCCTGCAAACCATCGATAAGCTCCGCAAGCTTCGTGATTTTTTGCAAAACCTACGTGATACCCTTACCTAATACGACCTATGCGTGTTCTGAAAACAATTCCTACCGATAACTTTAATATTACGCTCTTTACTTGGAACGAGAAATACCTACTCAAATTTGAACAAGGTGATTTGGAGCAAACCTATAAAGTCAGTGCGATGGAAGTAGTAGGAGAGCAGGCTATAGACGAAGTATTGGCTGATGAGATTTTTCTGAAAGAGGTACAACAACGCTTTGATGCCATGCGCGAAAGCTGGTATCAGCGGATTTATTAACCCATATGCGCCTATGCTCTTCTTTTGGCTTTATTGTGCAGCGGCAGTGCTCAACTTGAGCGCCTTGGCAACGGCTCATCCCTTCTTGGAATATGTCAGTAAGCCTCTACTAATGGTTTTTTTGGGGATTCACTTTTATCAAGGCAACCCCTTCAAGGCTAACCCTACTGCCCGTTGGGTGATGTTGGCCTTGTTAGGTTCTTGGGGCGGCGATGTGTTGCTCTTATTTGCAAAACATGACAGTGCTTTTTTTATTGGAGGATTGTCCAGCTTTTTGTTTGCACACTTGGCCTATATTCAAGCCTATCGCTATGCCGTAGGACACAGCAGCGAGCCTAGTTTGCTGGGGCGCAAACCTTGGCTATATGTCCCGTTTATGTTGCTCTATCTGACGCTCTATGGCTACCTGTACCCGCACTTGGGCGCGATGCAAATCCCGGTGGCGGTCTATGCACTCGCCATTGTAGGGATGAGCCTTGCGGCACTCAATCGCTTCAGGCTGACTTCGCCCCAAAGCTTTCAACTAGTTTTTGGTGGAGCATTGCTGTTTATGTTGTCAGATACCTGTATTGCCCTCAATAAGTTTGTCCAACCTTTTGAGGCCGCCGGTATAGTGATTATGAGTACTTATATCATAGCACAGTACCTTATTGTAAGGGGTATTTTGATACATCTCAAAGCTCAGATGACTGAGGGATAAGCTACAATCCTCATATCTGCTGATTTTATACCCAGTCAAAATTGGTTTGGGAAATGTATGTATTGAAAAATGCTTGAGCATCAAGGAGAGCAATGCCGGTGGATATTGGCATAAAAACAAAAAAGCCGGTACTCAATAAGTACCGGCTTTTCACATACTAAACCTTTTTCAAAACTAAACCTCAAATGAAAACCTTATGCTTTTGTCGTAAAGCAAAAGACCTTGGTGTTGTAACACAAAACTCTTTTACTTACATGACAAAGTTAGGGACTAGATGCTTGCATTACTATCGGGCAAAGTATGTAATTTGATTCTCTAAACCACGGATTTGTGATAGGGTAAAACCCTGACATGTGGTGTATAGCGTTTGCCGAGCATCACTGGCGTGCGCGCTCGTGCTAGCATATCTTTTTTCCAAAGACGGCAGTAAATCGTGTATTATCGAACTTCAAGCCAAGTTGGTCTTGGGGCTAGGCTGCCAAGCCTGTCAAGGGTTTTGCTTGACTGCTTGGTGCCTAATCGCATACCTTGGACTATATCAGGCTGGCACGCTGACCTTGTTGGTTCGAGGAGCTTTGCCAGTACGGTGTTTACGCATCTCCGCCTTGATGAGATTGATGTAAGGCTGAAAATCAACCTGTATAGTATGTCGGGCAGCCTGCTTGTATTGTTTGTTTACTTTTTGTGCAGCCGCATCAATATCTTTGCGCATTTGGGCTTCGGAGGGCAAGGCCACCTCGCCGGTCATCACTCGGGCAATCCATTCTGATTGTATTTCGGCCAGTGGCATAATGGCTCCCAAGGGCTGCAACAAACCAATAAAGTAGAGGTTGGGATAGTCAGGATGTACCACACGTTTGTAGAGCTGAATGTTGTTGCTTATTTCGACTTGACGGAAGAAATCCTCCTTGAAAAACGGGAAAGCGATTTTGTATCCTGTAGCATAAATCAGCACATCGGCCTTGAGGGTAGTGCCATCTTCGAGCAAAATATGGTCGCCACGTAGTTCTTTGATATTGGTTTGACGTACTTTGATACGCCCGTGTCCTGCAAGGTGCAGCAAGTCTGGCGAGATAGTGGGGTGTTCGGACAAGAGTGGACGCTTGGGTTTAGGGATACCATAGTCCTCTTGTTTGCCTCGGGCAAGCCATAGGTTAAGGGCGATGAGTTGGCGCTTCCAAGCCAACGGCAGAAAGCTGACATTGAGTTTGCCGAGCATATCAAAAGGTTGTCCCCAGATATATTTAGGGAAAATGTAAGCGCCACTACGGCTGATAATGGTAATGTCGGCGCTACCTACGCGGGCGGCCTCACAGGCAATATCCACCCCTGAGTTGCCAATACCCAATACCACTACGTGCTTGCCCGGGCCGAAAATCCCCTCAGGTGTTTTATAGTCGTGGGAATGCATCACTGTACCGTCGAGTGTACCGGGGAAGCCCGGCTCAGGATAACGAGCGCACCAGTGATGCCCATTAGCCACCATCACTGCCGCATAGCGCTCGGTATTCCCTTTGTCGGTAGTGATGGTGTAACTATTGTCAGCTTCACGTTTTACGTCGGCTACGCCGGTGTTGAAGATGATTTTATCCCGAAAGCCAAAGCGGTCTACAAAGCTCTCGAAGTACTCAAGCATCTGGAAGTGGCTAGGATAGTCGGGGTAATCATCCGGCATAGGAAAGTCGGAATAGGCCATCATTGCTCGGGAAGTATTGATATGGAGCGAGCGGTAGGCCGAAGACATTCCGTTGTCATTCATATAGCGCCAATTGCCGCCTATACCCGAGCCTTTTTCATAACAATCAAAGGGAATACCCTTTTCGTGTAAGACCTTGGCCGCAGCAATCCCTGAAGAACCAGCACCGATGATGCAAACTTTTTGTGGTGTATCCATGGCAGTCGAGCAGTTATAGAAGTTAGTTGGGGTAGATTAATTGTCTATTTTGAGGCTAAGATAGTGATTTTTGATGAAATTAGGCACAATGCCCTAATTTATTTTCCTTGTCATTCATCACGCCACCGGGCATTTTTGGAAGAGTAGCTCGGAGCTCCAGCTCCGAAACAAGCTGAGGCCTCATTTTGGGGTACAATGAGACTTAGCCCACAGTTTTACCTGTGGTTTGAAAAATATCCAGTGGTGCGGTCATTCATCTAATTCAAACGAACGATATAGCACTATTGAGGGCTGATTTTGAGCAACATTCCGGGGGTTTCGGTCAAGACGTAGATCAACCCATCGGGGGCTTGCCCGACCCAACGTACGCGGCCAATGCCATCTAGTAGGCGCTCTTGGCTTTGAATCTTGCCTTGTGCGTTGAGCTTGAGATAGCGCAAGTGCCTTGCGACCAAAGAGCCTAGCAAGGCATCGCCCTGCCACCCGGGGTAGCGGTCGCCTTTGACAATCAGCAAGCCACAAGGGGCAATGGCCGGGCTCCAGTGGATGATGGGGGAGACCATCCCTTCGCGCTCGGTCTCTTCGCTGATGGTAGTACCGTTGTAATTGATGCCAAAGGTAACCTCAGGCCAGCCGTAGTTGCCTCCTCGCTCAATGCGGTTTAGCTCATCACCGCCTTGTGGGCCGTGTTCGTGTGCCCATAAAATGCGGCGTGTAGTATCAAAAAACAAGCCCTGTGGGTTGCGATGCCCATAAGACCATATTTCGGGTTGGGCGTTGGGTGTTTGCACAAACGGGTTGTTACTCGGAATGCGCCCGTCGTCGTGTAGGCGGACGATAGTACCAATATGATTATTGATGGATTGCGATTGTTGGGGGGTACCCCTATCGCCAATGCCCATGTAGATAAACCCCTGGTCGTCGAAGGTGAGCCTAGCGCCAAAGTGCTGCCCTGCCGTACTGGAAGGCACACCTTGGAAAAGCACCTGAGTATCCTGAAGCTGTGTGCCTTGTAGTTTGGTACGATAAATCGCCGTATTGCCTCCTTGGCTGCTCGTGCGGCGAGCGGCTACAAAATAAATCCAACCGTTTTGGGTATATTGTGGATGTAGCTGGATATCGAGCAAGCCTCCTTGCCCCTGAACATAGATGTCAGAAGGCAGACCTGAAATGGGCTGCGGTGTGCCACCAGTATTGGGATTCCACAGCAGCAAATTGCCGGCACGCTCTGTGATGAGCAGCGCTCCGGTGGGTAAAAAAGCAGCACCCCAAGGGTTTTGCAAGTTGGTAAGCAGGGTATCTACCTTGAGCGTCCAGTCGAGCTGGGGCTGAGGGTCGTCCGAAGAGCGGCATTGCCAACATACAGTAGCCAACCCAAGAGTACAATACATCAGAGAGGCAATAAGCGATTTTTTCATAGCAAAGCACTGGGTTATATAGGTTTTACATACTGGATATTGAACTTTTCAACGGGAGCGAATGTTAAAAAGTTATTCGAGTGCAAAAATCTCTTATGTACAGAAAACACCTCCATATTATCGCCCCTTTATTGGCACTACAAGTGCTCTTGGGGGCAGTAGGCTTGGGTATTTGGCAGCATCACTGCCTGATGCTGGAGCAGGGAGAGGCTATGTTGGAGTCTAAGAGCTGCTGCGAAATCCCCCCTCCACCCACGGCTTGCTGCGAGGCTAAGGCATCACTAGTGCAGCTGACCCCGCTGCCAGATGAAACATCCAAGTGGGAAACATCCCCTTGCTGCCATATCACCACTACGTATCACCAAGGCATTACAGAGGCGCTGACACAAGCGCCTGAGGTACATCAGCTATGGCCTATTTTGGCCTATTGCGGGACTATTTTTGACTGGGCTTGGCCGCAGGGGCTTACAGACACCCTGCTGCGTGGCTATATCGCTGATAGCTCGCCCCCGTGGCTCTATCAGGGGGCGGAGCTGATTTTATTGATTGGAGTTTTTAGATTGTAATCACAAACACAATAGTTGTGAGGGTGCAATGTATTGGCTACATTGTCAGACTTACAACCACAAACGATGCCTACATACAAACAAGGCATTATTTGTCAATCTGTGTTTTTAGAAGAACGATTACAATTATTGACTCATATATGAACTCTACGTCTTATTTCCGATTACACCTCACAATCTTGTTGCTAGGATGGGGACTGGCTTTGCCACTATACGCCCAAAAGACCCTGCAAGGCACCATCACTGAGCAAGACGACTCCGGCCAACCACAACCACTGGTAGGCGCTACAATCTTTTGGGAAAATACCAATACCGGAGCCATCACCGATGCCGATGGGCATTTTGAAATCCCTTTTCACCCAAGTACCCGCCGCCTGGTGATCAAGTATGTAGGCTATGAGACAGTCAGCCTTCTAATCAATGAGACCACCTTTTACTTGACACATACGCTCAAGAGTGATGCCCAAAGCTTGGACGCTGTAACGGTAAGTGCCAGCAAGAGCTTGGATGTACAAACAATTCAGAGTGAGGTGATTACCAAGCGTGATTTGCAAAAGGCGGCTTGCTGCAATTTGTCTGAAAGCTTTCAAAACAATATCGCGGTCGATGTATCGTTGACAGATGCCGTATCAGGTACCAAACAAATCAAAATGCTGGGGCTGGATGGGGTGTATGCCCAATTGATGACGGAGAACGTGCCGGCTATCAGAGGGTTGAATGCCAAACAAGGGCTAACGTTTTTGCCCGGAACTTGGATACAGTCTATCGACATCAACAAAGGTGCAGGCTCAGTAGCCAATGGGTATGAGTCGATTACTGGGCAAATCAATATCGAGTTGGCTAAGCCGGATGATAGCGAACGGATGCTGCTGAATCTGTATGGCAATCATTTTGGCCGCCTCGAAGCCAATATCAATACGGCCCATAAACTGACCAACCGCTGGAGTACGGCCTTGTTGATGCACGGCAGTACCCAACAGCTCCGGCAAGATATGAACGGTAATGGTTTTTTGGATATGCCCATCGGCACCACACTTACCGCGCTCAATCGATGGAAGTATAGCGGCAAAAAGCTTATTGTACAGGCGGGTATCCAAGCATTGTACGACGACCGCCAAGCCGGACAGGCCATCTTTCGACTTGGGCAGGAACGCCGCACCGACCTGCCCTACGGAGTCATGCAACGCAATGAGCGCTTACAAGGCTTTTTGAAAGCCGGATGGCTCAACCCCGAAAATCCTACGCAGAGCATCGCTTTGATTAACAACGCGACCTACCACCGCTTTGCTGGCAGTTGGGGAATGAATGTTTTTGAGGCGCAAGAACAATTGGCACAAGTACAGCTTATTTATCAAAATAACCTTGGCTATCGGCACGAGCTGCGCACAGGACTGAGCTATCTCTACAACCGATTCGACACACAGTATCAAGAGATTCAACCCAATCGTAACCGCTTGTGGCTCGATACCCGTGAGGAGTCCGTACCCGGAGCGTTTTTAGAGCACACATTCAAACCCTCAGAACGCTTCGCCGCAGTTTCGGGAGTAAGGATTGATTGGCACAACCTGTATGGTACGTTTTTTAGTCCGCGCCTGCATCTCAAATACGATTTGAGCGATGCACTTATTTGGCGTGCTTCGGGAGGAAGGGGATACCGTGTTGCCAACCCCATCATCGAAAATATGGGCTACCTTATCAGTGCCCGTAGGGTAGACTTTGAGGGGGAGCTACTACCAGAACAAGCCTGGAATTATGGCACTAGCCTCTCCTATGCTTTCAATATCAACAACCAGCCCGGCTTGCTCAGCATCGACTATTACCGGACTGATTTTGAAAACCAAGTAGTAGCAGACCTCGACAGCGACCCACAACGTCTACGGTTTTATAACCTCGACGGACAGGCCTTTGCTAACAGCCTTCAGATAGCGGCCAACTATGAACCTTTCAAACGCTTTGATGTGAGCTTGGCTTACAAATGGTATGATGTACGCAGTACCATCAACGGCCAACTGCGCTCAATGCCCTTTGTACCTACCCATCGTTGGGCAATGAGCCTAAGCTATGCCACCAACTTTGACAAATGGCAGTTTGATGTCAATCTACAATATATGGGTACACAACGCCTACCCGATTGGGAAGGCCAAGCCTCCCGCAGCCCTGCTTTTGCCTTGCTGAACGCACAGGTTACCCGACGTTTCCGGCGTTTAGAACTATA contains:
- a CDS encoding MerR family transcriptional regulator, whose amino-acid sequence is MSMIPPFPDDEIEKKYYSISEVAKMLDVNPSLIRFWESEFDILRPVKNKNGERRFTKKDIEDLQVIYHLVKEKGYTLEGAKEYIKHEASLVRDRLQTIDKLRKLRDFLQNLRDTLT
- a CDS encoding lysoplasmalogenase, encoding MLFFWLYCAAAVLNLSALATAHPFLEYVSKPLLMVFLGIHFYQGNPFKANPTARWVMLALLGSWGGDVLLLFAKHDSAFFIGGLSSFLFAHLAYIQAYRYAVGHSSEPSLLGRKPWLYVPFMLLYLTLYGYLYPHLGAMQIPVAVYALAIVGMSLAALNRFRLTSPQSFQLVFGGALLFMLSDTCIALNKFVQPFEAAGIVIMSTYIIAQYLIVRGILIHLKAQMTEG
- a CDS encoding flavin-containing monooxygenase, which codes for MDTPQKVCIIGAGSSGIAAAKVLHEKGIPFDCYEKGSGIGGNWRYMNDNGMSSAYRSLHINTSRAMMAYSDFPMPDDYPDYPSHFQMLEYFESFVDRFGFRDKIIFNTGVADVKREADNSYTITTDKGNTERYAAVMVANGHHWCARYPEPGFPGTLDGTVMHSHDYKTPEGIFGPGKHVVVLGIGNSGVDIACEAARVGSADITIISRSGAYIFPKYIWGQPFDMLGKLNVSFLPLAWKRQLIALNLWLARGKQEDYGIPKPKRPLLSEHPTISPDLLHLAGHGRIKVRQTNIKELRGDHILLEDGTTLKADVLIYATGYKIAFPFFKEDFFRQVEISNNIQLYKRVVHPDYPNLYFIGLLQPLGAIMPLAEIQSEWIARVMTGEVALPSEAQMRKDIDAAAQKVNKQYKQAARHTIQVDFQPYINLIKAEMRKHRTGKAPRTNKVSVPA
- a CDS encoding PQQ-dependent sugar dehydrogenase, coding for MKKSLIASLMYCTLGLATVCWQCRSSDDPQPQLDWTLKVDTLLTNLQNPWGAAFLPTGALLITERAGNLLLWNPNTGGTPQPISGLPSDIYVQGQGGLLDIQLHPQYTQNGWIYFVAARRTSSQGGNTAIYRTKLQGTQLQDTQVLFQGVPSSTAGQHFGARLTFDDQGFIYMGIGDRGTPQQSQSINNHIGTIVRLHDDGRIPSNNPFVQTPNAQPEIWSYGHRNPQGLFFDTTRRILWAHEHGPQGGDELNRIERGGNYGWPEVTFGINYNGTTISEETEREGMVSPIIHWSPAIAPCGLLIVKGDRYPGWQGDALLGSLVARHLRYLKLNAQGKIQSQERLLDGIGRVRWVGQAPDGLIYVLTETPGMLLKISPQ
- a CDS encoding TonB-dependent receptor; this encodes MNSTSYFRLHLTILLLGWGLALPLYAQKTLQGTITEQDDSGQPQPLVGATIFWENTNTGAITDADGHFEIPFHPSTRRLVIKYVGYETVSLLINETTFYLTHTLKSDAQSLDAVTVSASKSLDVQTIQSEVITKRDLQKAACCNLSESFQNNIAVDVSLTDAVSGTKQIKMLGLDGVYAQLMTENVPAIRGLNAKQGLTFLPGTWIQSIDINKGAGSVANGYESITGQINIELAKPDDSERMLLNLYGNHFGRLEANINTAHKLTNRWSTALLMHGSTQQLRQDMNGNGFLDMPIGTTLTALNRWKYSGKKLIVQAGIQALYDDRQAGQAIFRLGQERRTDLPYGVMQRNERLQGFLKAGWLNPENPTQSIALINNATYHRFAGSWGMNVFEAQEQLAQVQLIYQNNLGYRHELRTGLSYLYNRFDTQYQEIQPNRNRLWLDTREESVPGAFLEHTFKPSERFAAVSGVRIDWHNLYGTFFSPRLHLKYDLSDALIWRASGGRGYRVANPIIENMGYLISARRVDFEGELLPEQAWNYGTSLSYAFNINNQPGLLSIDYYRTDFENQVVADLDSDPQRLRFYNLDGQAFANSLQIAANYEPFKRFDVSLAYKWYDVRSTINGQLRSMPFVPTHRWAMSLSYATNFDKWQFDVNLQYMGTQRLPDWEGQASRSPAFALLNAQVTRRFRRLELYVGGENLGNFMQPNPIIGFDNPFGNNFDAGRIYGPIMGAMAYAGLRFYIK